The Candidatus Saccharibacteria bacterium oral taxon 488 genome has a segment encoding these proteins:
- the trmB gene encoding tRNA (guanosine(46)-N7)-methyltransferase TrmB, whose protein sequence is MSFVDPNQFVITRRRKKYKFALFNNSPLCFEYDEWTPRPIDVLEVGAGTGLFSVELAARRPEQRLLAVDVKADRLQKGAREAERRGLTNIWFVRARADQLGELCEAGSLSQLWVTFPDPFPRQRSSGRRLTHPHFLTQYAKLLDEGGELLLKHDDHDFFCWSLEQLVVAGWQLRELTFDLHESERLDEESDARIMTTYEQRWVGEGKAIGFVRAVDHRINESQSEPSSPQALVGCC, encoded by the coding sequence ATGAGTTTTGTCGATCCAAATCAATTCGTTATCACTCGGCGGCGCAAGAAGTATAAATTTGCGCTATTTAACAATTCGCCGCTTTGTTTTGAGTATGATGAGTGGACGCCGCGGCCGATTGATGTACTGGAGGTCGGTGCGGGAACGGGACTGTTTAGTGTCGAGCTGGCGGCGCGCCGTCCCGAGCAGCGGCTTCTGGCGGTTGATGTCAAGGCCGATCGATTGCAAAAAGGGGCACGTGAGGCCGAGCGACGCGGCCTCACGAACATCTGGTTTGTGCGGGCACGAGCGGATCAGCTGGGTGAGTTATGTGAGGCTGGATCACTCAGTCAGTTGTGGGTTACTTTCCCCGATCCGTTTCCACGCCAGCGCTCCAGTGGTCGGCGTTTGACGCACCCACATTTTTTAACGCAGTACGCAAAGTTGCTTGATGAGGGCGGCGAGCTACTACTCAAGCACGATGATCACGACTTTTTCTGTTGGAGCTTGGAGCAGCTGGTGGTGGCTGGCTGGCAGCTTCGGGAGCTAACGTTTGATCTGCACGAATCGGAGCGACTTGATGAGGAGAGCGATGCCCGGATCATGACAACCTACGAGCAGCGGTGGGTTGGCGAGGGGAAGGCGATTGGGTTTGTGCGAGCAGTCGACCATCGGATTAATGAAAGCCAAAGTGAGCCCTCATCCCCTCAAGCATTGGTTGGTTGCTGTTGA
- a CDS encoding NUDIX domain-containing protein, with product MIDQFIPEHHIQKHILGVLMHMKYARFRDMRPPKVDTNLYTYHLNILKKRGFVIKTDDGYCLGREGLSYVDRVSIKSLKVRTQPKIITMIVVQNANGDVLLQRRTKQPHIDTWTLPYGKLHIDDESVLAAAQREAREKLAVDKLPLTHAGDCYIRVLVGKEILSSTLAHVFYGETDEVVAGRELVWARPHRLADYDLAPAVEQIVARTFFHDPFFFEEFVAELNEVIERRNYDN from the coding sequence ATGATTGACCAATTTATCCCCGAACATCATATTCAGAAGCATATTCTTGGTGTGTTGATGCATATGAAATATGCACGGTTTCGGGATATGCGGCCGCCAAAAGTCGATACCAATCTCTATACCTACCACTTAAATATATTGAAGAAGCGAGGATTCGTCATCAAGACGGATGATGGATACTGCCTCGGGCGGGAGGGGTTGTCGTACGTCGATAGAGTTAGTATTAAATCGCTCAAAGTTCGTACCCAACCAAAAATTATTACTATGATTGTTGTCCAAAATGCCAATGGTGATGTGCTGCTCCAGCGGCGCACCAAACAGCCGCATATCGATACCTGGACACTGCCGTACGGCAAGCTACATATTGATGATGAGTCGGTCTTGGCCGCCGCTCAGCGGGAGGCACGTGAGAAATTAGCGGTGGATAAGCTGCCGCTGACACACGCGGGTGATTGCTATATTCGTGTCCTTGTGGGGAAGGAAATATTATCATCAACGTTGGCGCACGTGTTTTATGGTGAGACTGATGAAGTCGTGGCGGGCAGAGAATTGGTGTGGGCCCGTCCGCATCGATTGGCGGATTATGACTTGGCGCCAGCGGTTGAGCAAATCGTAGCACGGACGTTCTTTCACGACCCGTTCTTTTTTGAGGAATTTGTGGCAGAATTAAATGAGGTAATTGAAAGGAGAAACTATGACAATTGA
- the tsaE gene encoding tRNA (adenosine(37)-N6)-threonylcarbamoyltransferase complex ATPase subunit type 1 TsaE, with translation MNQIITSTAAMQRLGQVIGRNLKGGEVIELIGDIGAGKTTLTKGVAKGLDITEPVQSPTFTISRVYQSPGGLTLAHYDFYRLGEAGIMAEEIHEVAMQPQTVTVVEWAGAVEQVLPADRLTARILAIDEQSRRVTLSAGGPTSQALLVAISAADEELV, from the coding sequence ATGAACCAAATTATTACCAGTACCGCAGCGATGCAGCGGCTGGGTCAAGTGATTGGGCGCAACCTGAAGGGTGGGGAAGTTATCGAGTTAATCGGGGACATCGGCGCTGGCAAGACGACGCTAACGAAAGGTGTTGCCAAGGGGCTCGACATTACTGAACCGGTGCAGAGCCCAACGTTTACTATTTCCCGTGTGTACCAGTCGCCGGGCGGCTTGACGCTGGCCCATTACGATTTTTATCGATTGGGCGAGGCGGGTATCATGGCGGAGGAGATTCATGAGGTAGCCATGCAACCGCAGACCGTGACAGTGGTTGAGTGGGCTGGTGCCGTCGAGCAGGTGCTGCCAGCCGATCGACTGACAGCGAGGATTCTAGCAATTGACGAGCAATCGCGGCGTGTCACGCTGAGTGCTGGCGGGCCGACGAGCCAGGCACTCCTCGTGGCAATCAGCGCGGCGGACGAGGAGTTGGTGTGA
- the rny gene encoding ribonuclease Y: protein MVGIVIGGLVGAALGVGGFYAYQRTRQANGKSQIERDIAEAKSKASDIVLKAKDEALKIENERRREWQKTENRLADREQTLDRKLDELDKRAEKLRTHEDEVDNLKEEIRTIRTRQQEKLEKIAGLKKKDAADKLMQMTERDIKNDLVGLVSKLQHEAMDDAEERAQMILLTAMERMSSEVTAERTVTAVKLTDDEMKGRIIGKEGRNIQALQRETGVDILVDDTPGMIVLSSFDPIRRQVARLSLEMLMKDGRIHPARIEEVVAKAKKQIDKEVKQAGEDAMRETGVVGIPKEMQRLLGELKFRTSYGQNVLKHSTEMAQMAGMIAEEIGADVRITKIATLLHDVGKAVTHKIEGKHHHIGAELARKYGMDERIVHAIEAHHDDIEATTPEALIVRVCDAASAARPGARNISAENFAERMRDLENVATSFDGIDKAYAISAGREVRVIVRPEDIDDLSAFKLSRDIATKIESTMQYPGTIKVNVIRETRAIEYAK, encoded by the coding sequence ATGGTAGGAATAGTTATTGGCGGCTTGGTTGGCGCGGCACTTGGCGTGGGCGGTTTTTACGCCTATCAGCGGACGAGGCAAGCTAACGGCAAGTCACAAATTGAGCGTGACATTGCCGAGGCAAAGAGTAAGGCCAGCGACATTGTCCTGAAGGCTAAGGACGAAGCCTTAAAAATCGAAAATGAGCGCCGCCGCGAGTGGCAAAAGACCGAGAATCGGTTGGCGGATCGCGAGCAGACGCTGGATCGGAAATTGGACGAACTAGATAAGCGGGCGGAGAAGCTGCGCACGCACGAAGATGAGGTTGACAATCTCAAGGAAGAGATTCGCACTATTCGCACGCGCCAGCAGGAGAAGCTCGAGAAGATTGCCGGCCTAAAGAAAAAGGATGCTGCCGACAAGCTCATGCAAATGACCGAGCGCGATATCAAGAACGACCTGGTTGGATTGGTGTCGAAATTACAACACGAGGCTATGGATGATGCCGAAGAGCGGGCGCAGATGATCTTGCTCACCGCGATGGAGCGGATGAGCAGCGAGGTAACGGCTGAGCGAACAGTCACGGCTGTCAAGCTGACTGATGATGAGATGAAAGGTCGAATCATCGGCAAAGAAGGCCGCAACATTCAGGCGTTGCAGCGCGAGACTGGTGTCGATATTTTGGTGGATGACACGCCGGGTATGATTGTGCTGTCGAGTTTCGATCCGATTCGCCGGCAGGTGGCTCGCTTGAGTCTCGAGATGTTGATGAAAGATGGTCGTATCCATCCAGCGCGCATCGAAGAAGTCGTCGCCAAGGCAAAAAAGCAGATTGATAAAGAAGTCAAGCAGGCTGGTGAGGATGCCATGCGCGAGACGGGCGTTGTCGGCATTCCGAAGGAAATGCAGCGACTGCTAGGTGAGCTGAAATTCCGAACGAGTTACGGGCAGAACGTATTGAAGCATTCGACCGAGATGGCTCAGATGGCTGGAATGATCGCTGAGGAAATTGGTGCTGATGTGCGCATCACGAAAATCGCGACACTGCTGCATGACGTTGGCAAGGCGGTGACTCACAAGATCGAGGGCAAGCATCACCACATCGGTGCCGAGCTAGCGCGCAAATACGGCATGGATGAGCGGATCGTTCACGCCATCGAAGCGCATCACGATGATATCGAGGCGACGACACCAGAGGCACTGATCGTGCGAGTGTGCGACGCTGCCAGCGCTGCTCGGCCAGGAGCACGTAATATTTCGGCTGAGAACTTTGCCGAGCGGATGCGCGATCTAGAAAATGTGGCAACCAGCTTTGACGGGATTGACAAGGCCTATGCGATCTCGGCCGGGCGTGAGGTGCGGGTGATTGTTCGGCCAGAAGATATCGATGACCTGAGCGCATTTAAGTTATCGCGCGATATCGCCACCAAGATTGAATCGACCATGCAGTACCCAGGCACCATCAAGGTTAACGTTATCCGCGAAACACGGGCGATCGAGTACGCAAAATGA
- a CDS encoding NUDIX domain-containing protein, with translation MIKSGWLPYEEWQKAQDTRIASAALLIENSAGELLTVKAYYKTHWSLPGGMVDAGETPLQAALRETQEEVGLVVTEEEVSFFAVASRSSDKGLAHQYVFRAVLDDERLERIVLQQSEIDAYQFMSRDAVLASNEGFAWSIPHWAHHQPGGYVETRIVDGDDERQEAVTQFVGFGS, from the coding sequence ATGATAAAAAGTGGTTGGTTGCCGTATGAGGAATGGCAGAAAGCGCAGGACACTCGGATCGCCAGCGCCGCGTTGCTGATCGAAAATTCAGCGGGCGAGCTGCTCACGGTCAAGGCATATTACAAGACGCATTGGAGTCTGCCTGGTGGTATGGTTGACGCTGGCGAAACGCCGCTACAGGCAGCACTTCGCGAAACCCAGGAAGAGGTCGGGCTGGTGGTTACTGAGGAGGAAGTTTCGTTTTTCGCGGTGGCGTCACGCTCCAGCGACAAAGGACTGGCGCATCAATATGTGTTCAGGGCAGTGCTGGATGATGAGCGATTGGAACGAATTGTCTTGCAGCAGTCGGAAATTGATGCCTATCAGTTCATGAGTCGCGACGCAGTGCTGGCAAGCAATGAAGGATTCGCGTGGTCGATACCACATTGGGCTCATCATCAGCCAGGCGGTTATGTCGAGACGCGAATCGTTGACGGCGATGACGAACGTCAAGAGGCGGTTACGCAATTCGTGGGATTTGGTTCGTAG
- a CDS encoding type II secretion system F family protein, which yields MTKFKYIATKNNNQPINGELEASSRASAIQLIQTQGMRLVDLKEAGDEKKGFRFGGGKKSVPTEELVGFTRQLSTMVSAGVPILRSLNSMAQHAESPHFREILNAVSKEIEGGASFADALSKYPEAFSDVYVNMVRAGETGGILDDILKRLALQQEKNSSMKKKIKSAMTYPMVLIVITIGAFFGLMIFVLPMIGKTIKDLAGEDAELPALTQILMSISQFMVSFWYIIFPLLFGGVYALLRYIKSPKGKVKFHHFVLKAPIISKIIRKVAVARFTRTFSALIGAGVSVLEALEVTARAVGNTVYQDSLLDAAKRIKNGEVLSRIINEREDLYPPIVGQMLAVGEETGQTDKVLVKVADFYEEEVDAAISGLSSTIEPVMIVFMGGMVGLIAAAVMMPITGLANQIKG from the coding sequence ATGACAAAATTTAAATATATCGCAACTAAAAATAATAATCAGCCGATCAACGGCGAGCTAGAAGCCAGTAGCCGCGCCAGTGCCATTCAGCTCATTCAAACTCAGGGTATGAGGTTGGTCGACCTCAAGGAGGCTGGTGACGAGAAGAAAGGTTTTCGCTTTGGGGGTGGCAAGAAGTCAGTGCCGACCGAGGAGCTGGTTGGCTTTACCAGGCAGCTTAGCACCATGGTGTCTGCCGGTGTGCCAATTCTCAGGTCACTCAACTCAATGGCGCAGCACGCCGAGAGTCCACATTTTCGCGAGATTTTGAACGCGGTGTCCAAGGAGATTGAAGGCGGTGCCTCGTTCGCTGATGCACTGAGTAAGTACCCCGAGGCCTTCAGCGATGTGTATGTGAACATGGTGCGGGCTGGTGAAACGGGTGGTATTTTGGACGATATTTTGAAGCGGCTGGCTCTGCAGCAGGAAAAGAACTCATCAATGAAAAAGAAGATCAAGAGCGCCATGACCTATCCGATGGTGCTGATCGTCATCACTATCGGGGCGTTCTTTGGCTTGATGATTTTTGTGCTGCCGATGATTGGCAAGACGATTAAGGATCTGGCGGGTGAGGACGCAGAGCTGCCGGCGCTGACGCAGATACTGATGAGTATCAGCCAGTTTATGGTGAGTTTTTGGTATATTATTTTCCCGTTGCTATTTGGCGGTGTGTATGCGCTGCTTCGCTACATCAAGTCCCCAAAAGGTAAAGTCAAGTTCCATCATTTCGTCCTGAAAGCGCCGATCATCAGCAAGATTATTCGCAAGGTGGCGGTGGCGCGGTTTACCCGTACCTTCTCAGCGCTGATCGGTGCGGGCGTGTCGGTACTCGAGGCGCTGGAAGTAACAGCCCGGGCAGTTGGTAATACGGTATATCAAGATTCATTGCTTGATGCTGCCAAGCGCATTAAGAATGGCGAGGTTTTGTCGCGGATTATCAATGAGCGCGAAGATCTCTATCCACCAATCGTTGGCCAGATGCTGGCGGTCGGTGAGGAAACGGGGCAAACGGATAAGGTGCTGGTCAAGGTGGCGGATTTTTATGAGGAAGAAGTCGATGCGGCGATTAGCGGCTTGAGTTCGACGATTGAGCCGGTGATGATCGTCTTTATGGGTGGTATGGTCGGCTTGATCGCGGCGGCGGTGATGATGCCGATTACTGGATTAGCAAATCAAATTAAAGGATAG
- a CDS encoding HAD-IA family hydrolase produces the protein MNDSVISAILFDVGGVLVSDYDIQSDLRNALYNPEHFDQQWPKALHDYESGFIDESVFLRKLGCDHPSPEQYDRLTRGFRDHQVYFQNVITFARSLTTHGLQIGILSNAMPSHSAILQQAGIYDGFRPCLLSWQIGYHKPERGAFTSALSALNLSDNPEHVLFIDNHQNNLDAAAACGMHTLLAVRQATQAQTEQTIIMGITDKLLSLGVVL, from the coding sequence ATGAACGATTCAGTAATTTCAGCAATCCTTTTTGATGTTGGTGGTGTACTTGTCAGTGACTACGACATCCAAAGTGACCTGAGAAACGCCCTGTATAACCCCGAGCATTTCGACCAACAATGGCCAAAAGCTTTGCACGACTACGAAAGCGGTTTCATAGACGAGAGCGTATTTCTGCGAAAGCTAGGTTGTGATCATCCATCCCCAGAGCAATACGATCGGCTAACTCGTGGCTTCCGTGATCATCAAGTATACTTCCAAAATGTCATCACATTTGCACGTTCATTGACGACGCATGGACTACAGATCGGTATCCTCAGCAATGCTATGCCGAGCCACTCTGCTATCTTGCAGCAAGCAGGTATCTATGACGGTTTTAGACCATGTCTTTTATCGTGGCAGATTGGTTACCACAAACCTGAACGGGGTGCATTTACATCTGCCCTCTCAGCATTAAACCTATCTGATAATCCAGAGCACGTACTGTTTATTGACAATCATCAAAATAACCTCGACGCAGCAGCGGCTTGTGGCATGCATACCCTCCTCGCAGTGCGCCAAGCAACACAAGCGCAAACTGAGCAAACGATCATTATGGGAATAACCGATAAACTACTGTCCCTTGGCGTCGTGCTATGA
- a CDS encoding 2,3-bisphosphoglycerate-dependent phosphoglycerate mutase, producing the protein MMGTLVISRHGESEWNLLGKWTGWTDVGLTEKGRADTVRLGALLKDIRFDEAYTSALQRTHQTLDALLEGRGKGSLPTTQAAELNERDYGDLTGKNKWEVKAEIGEEAFNGIRRGWDYPVPGGETLKDVYARVVPYFEREILPKLQAGENILLVAHGNSIRALMKHLDHVPEADMAHVEMPFGQLLVYTFEPTSDLPTNKDVLSVEIEAVNA; encoded by the coding sequence ATGATGGGAACATTGGTTATCAGTCGACACGGCGAGAGTGAATGGAATCTGCTCGGTAAGTGGACGGGCTGGACGGACGTGGGGCTCACGGAAAAGGGGCGGGCCGACACAGTGCGGCTGGGTGCGCTACTCAAAGACATCAGGTTTGATGAGGCGTATACGTCGGCGCTGCAGCGGACGCACCAAACGCTGGACGCACTGCTTGAGGGGCGCGGTAAGGGCAGTTTACCGACGACACAGGCGGCCGAGCTGAACGAACGTGATTATGGTGATTTGACCGGTAAAAATAAGTGGGAAGTCAAGGCTGAGATCGGCGAGGAAGCATTCAACGGTATTCGGCGCGGCTGGGACTATCCGGTGCCGGGCGGTGAAACGCTCAAAGATGTTTATGCGCGGGTCGTGCCATATTTTGAGCGGGAGATACTACCGAAATTACAGGCGGGTGAGAACATTCTATTGGTGGCGCATGGTAATTCTATCCGTGCGTTAATGAAGCACCTCGACCACGTACCAGAAGCAGATATGGCCCATGTGGAAATGCCGTTTGGTCAGTTACTGGTTTACACCTTTGAGCCGACGTCTGATCTACCGACGAATAAAGACGTGCTGTCGGTGGAGATTGAGGCGGTGAACGCGTAA
- a CDS encoding pilus assembly protein PilM gives MANIFYKSKPIIGLDINKAGVRVMSVDMARMTVHGYGAIELDPAKDESDDRAEYLCGKINQMFEKNIVGRLGSNRVVLGLPTTKTYARTFALPIKQENKIEEAVNLEVEQYVPMPLDSLYVDHQIIKRGKENLSVLMCAVPQKIVDEQLAIVESCGIEVAMIEPSINAVARLLERTKEGSLPTVIVDIGPATTDIAILDAAIRVTGGLNIGGNTLTLDIAKKLNVPLETAHQFKVLNGLNTGPRQEKITEALKPSLQRIIGEIQKVIRYYTDRFPDESRLEQVLIVGSGSSVPGLGEYFTGELTLPARVASPWQSLNFNNLAPPAKQLRPRFMTAAGLSLVRAEEIWHD, from the coding sequence GTGGCAAATATTTTCTACAAGTCAAAGCCGATCATCGGGCTTGATATTAACAAGGCTGGCGTTCGGGTAATGTCAGTCGACATGGCACGGATGACGGTGCACGGATACGGCGCAATTGAGCTGGATCCGGCGAAGGACGAGAGCGATGACCGGGCAGAGTATCTCTGCGGCAAGATCAATCAAATGTTTGAAAAAAATATTGTCGGGCGGCTCGGCAGTAACCGCGTGGTGCTGGGACTACCGACGACCAAGACATATGCACGCACCTTTGCGCTGCCGATCAAGCAGGAGAATAAGATTGAAGAGGCGGTGAATCTCGAGGTCGAGCAGTATGTGCCGATGCCGCTTGATTCGCTCTACGTCGATCATCAGATTATCAAGCGCGGCAAAGAGAACTTATCAGTCTTGATGTGCGCGGTGCCGCAAAAGATCGTTGACGAGCAGCTGGCAATTGTTGAATCGTGCGGTATTGAGGTGGCAATGATTGAGCCGAGTATCAATGCGGTGGCGCGACTGCTTGAGCGCACCAAAGAGGGGTCGCTGCCGACAGTCATCGTTGACATCGGCCCGGCGACGACCGATATCGCTATTCTTGATGCGGCAATTCGTGTGACCGGTGGTCTAAACATTGGTGGCAATACATTGACGCTTGACATCGCTAAAAAATTGAACGTACCACTTGAGACGGCGCACCAATTCAAGGTGCTTAATGGCCTCAACACTGGCCCTCGTCAAGAAAAAATTACCGAGGCACTAAAGCCGAGCCTGCAGCGGATCATCGGTGAAATCCAGAAAGTTATTCGCTACTACACCGATCGCTTCCCGGATGAGTCACGCCTTGAGCAGGTATTGATCGTTGGTAGCGGCAGTAGCGTGCCGGGGCTTGGTGAGTACTTTACGGGCGAGCTGACCTTGCCAGCACGAGTGGCCAGTCCGTGGCAGTCGCTGAACTTTAATAATTTAGCACCACCGGCCAAACAGCTACGACCGCGGTTCATGACGGCAGCTGGTTTGTCGCTAGTGCGAGCGGAGGAGATTTGGCATGATTAA
- a CDS encoding type II/IV secretion system protein — MRISDSSIEKILRQGEVISESQLAELKMEAERTHHSLQTIILEHKILSEVQLGQKIGAYINVPFVTIEPKDIPDDVLKRIPEHIARQYNVVLFAVDDNGVLSLAMEDPDDVQALNFIQKEIGYNIKVFLATKNNILDCLENYRGNITDELDEVVSIQSGAESDSQNVSEEEISENSPIAQTVNLLLEYAIKSGASDIHIEPREDFVQVRYRIDGVLKEVNKLPRNVQGALVSRIKILSNLKIDERRVPQDGRFKIKVSGKQYALRVSTLPIADGEKIVMRILDESNQAVALDSLGYWGLSLSTLKDAMAQPNGMILVTGPTGSGKSTSLFSVLSELNTPDVNISTIEDPVEYKIPGVNQTQTNSKAGMTFASGLRALLRQDPNIIMVGEIRDGETANLGVQAALTGHLVFSTLHTNNAATCLPRLLDMGIEPFLIASTVKAVIGQRLVRRLCMHCRQQYVPDAGELAYIVQMFNLKQGSMQRLHALEQQAAADKIGGNTPLGSTDVTIQYLWRPNPEGCDECGHNGFKGRVGIYEVLGISIPIQKMITANATSNEIQQQAITEGMVTMQTDGFVKSLRGVTTLEEVLRATREQ; from the coding sequence ATGCGCATTTCTGACAGTAGTATTGAGAAGATTTTGCGCCAGGGTGAGGTAATTTCTGAGTCACAGCTGGCCGAGTTAAAGATGGAGGCGGAACGTACGCACCATTCGTTACAGACGATTATCTTGGAGCACAAAATCCTGAGCGAGGTACAGCTCGGGCAAAAGATTGGCGCATACATCAATGTGCCGTTTGTAACCATTGAGCCAAAGGATATTCCTGACGATGTTCTTAAGCGTATCCCCGAGCACATCGCCCGTCAGTACAATGTCGTATTGTTTGCCGTCGATGATAATGGCGTCTTGAGTCTGGCGATGGAAGATCCGGATGATGTGCAGGCGCTGAATTTCATCCAGAAAGAGATTGGCTACAACATTAAGGTGTTCCTGGCGACAAAAAATAATATCCTTGATTGCCTGGAAAATTATCGCGGTAATATTACCGATGAGCTGGATGAGGTGGTGTCAATCCAGAGCGGCGCTGAGTCAGATTCACAAAACGTCTCTGAGGAGGAGATTTCTGAGAATTCGCCGATCGCCCAGACGGTTAATTTGCTGCTCGAGTATGCTATCAAGTCGGGTGCTTCCGACATTCACATTGAGCCGCGCGAGGATTTCGTCCAAGTTCGTTACCGAATCGACGGCGTGCTCAAGGAAGTGAATAAATTGCCGCGCAATGTCCAAGGTGCGCTGGTTAGCCGCATCAAGATCTTGTCAAACCTAAAAATTGATGAACGCCGCGTGCCGCAAGATGGTCGCTTCAAGATCAAGGTTTCTGGTAAGCAATACGCGCTGCGTGTGTCGACGCTGCCGATCGCTGATGGCGAGAAGATCGTCATGCGTATTTTGGACGAGTCCAACCAGGCGGTTGCCCTCGATAGCCTCGGCTATTGGGGGTTATCGCTGAGTACACTTAAAGACGCTATGGCGCAACCAAATGGTATGATCTTGGTGACCGGGCCAACTGGTTCGGGAAAGTCGACTAGCTTGTTTAGTGTGCTATCAGAACTTAATACGCCAGATGTGAATATCTCAACCATTGAAGACCCGGTTGAATACAAAATCCCCGGGGTCAACCAAACCCAGACTAACTCAAAAGCCGGCATGACCTTCGCCTCAGGACTGCGCGCACTGCTCCGTCAAGACCCGAACATCATCATGGTTGGTGAGATTCGCGACGGCGAGACCGCCAACCTCGGTGTGCAGGCAGCGCTGACTGGGCACTTGGTGTTTTCAACCCTCCACACCAACAACGCAGCGACCTGTCTGCCGCGTCTATTGGATATGGGAATTGAGCCGTTCCTGATCGCTTCGACGGTCAAGGCGGTGATCGGCCAGCGCTTGGTGCGGCGATTGTGTATGCATTGTCGTCAGCAATATGTGCCGGACGCCGGAGAGCTGGCCTACATCGTTCAGATGTTTAATCTCAAGCAGGGCTCGATGCAGCGACTGCATGCGCTGGAGCAGCAGGCGGCAGCTGACAAGATTGGCGGCAATACACCGCTCGGCTCGACTGACGTGACGATTCAATATTTATGGCGACCAAATCCCGAGGGCTGTGACGAGTGCGGCCATAATGGCTTCAAGGGGCGCGTCGGTATCTACGAGGTTCTCGGTATTTCGATTCCAATCCAAAAAATGATCACCGCCAATGCCACTAGTAATGAGATTCAGCAGCAGGCGATTACTGAAGGAATGGTGACAATGCAGACGGACGGTTTTGTCAAGTCGCTGCGTGGCGTGACAACGCTAGAGGAAGTTTTGAGAGCAACAAGGGAGCAATAA
- a CDS encoding NUDIX domain-containing protein, with amino-acid sequence MNEMMSITEQKLWYDGPNYTADSIVIHPESRQVLLVKRKTGEWALPGGFIDPGEEPLTAAHREVMEETGATIGGDPTLVFCGLVNDSRNTQTAWIETSAYLFTVPDLTAITGRDDAVDAGWHSLDHLPELYASHDEIVARALDHLACRPLAESVQNPECLYHVDGGHMQYEKAIATKDHHAAFIKQLSAKYDSVQKRQRLQQYLDKEAFTMAHLRQSGYDGVPAQSVLCGDAIIMEALRPDDGWRWRAEAETLDDYVWAAAEKFAKLETIPLPADSFAIEPSCISFIKEGWQTIDEQVVAQLYQILPDFLNQMTPHSQAVTQDLLTDLPSLQRAGIQPNRFHLQAFCHHDIRQSNIAWHPEHGSRLVDWSWSGPGEPGSDITSLLIDLHKSGHDISPYRDMINLNHCLKLIGFWLNHATWPYHGENTVRFQQFLSALSAYEILRA; translated from the coding sequence ATGAATGAAATGATGTCAATCACGGAGCAGAAACTGTGGTATGATGGACCAAATTATACCGCTGATAGTATCGTTATTCATCCGGAATCACGACAAGTTCTCTTGGTCAAACGGAAAACCGGCGAATGGGCGCTACCTGGCGGTTTTATCGATCCAGGAGAAGAACCACTCACGGCAGCCCATCGTGAAGTAATGGAAGAGACTGGTGCAACTATTGGCGGTGATCCGACCCTTGTGTTCTGTGGACTGGTTAACGACTCGCGTAATACCCAGACTGCCTGGATAGAAACCAGTGCTTATCTATTTACGGTCCCCGACCTAACGGCAATAACTGGGCGTGATGATGCGGTTGACGCCGGCTGGCACTCGCTTGATCACCTACCTGAGCTATATGCCTCACATGACGAGATTGTAGCAAGAGCGCTTGATCATCTGGCGTGCCGACCACTGGCTGAATCGGTGCAGAATCCTGAATGTCTCTACCATGTTGATGGCGGTCATATGCAATACGAAAAAGCAATTGCCACAAAGGATCATCACGCCGCTTTTATCAAACAACTGTCAGCCAAATATGACAGCGTCCAAAAACGGCAGCGATTACAGCAATATTTAGATAAAGAGGCGTTTACTATGGCGCACTTGCGACAGAGTGGTTATGATGGCGTTCCCGCACAGTCTGTCTTGTGTGGTGATGCAATCATCATGGAAGCGCTGCGGCCCGACGATGGCTGGAGATGGCGAGCTGAAGCCGAGACTCTTGATGATTACGTCTGGGCGGCTGCAGAAAAATTTGCCAAACTAGAGACTATTCCACTGCCAGCTGACTCATTCGCCATTGAACCATCATGTATCAGTTTTATCAAAGAGGGCTGGCAGACAATTGACGAACAGGTGGTTGCTCAACTATATCAGATTCTGCCAGATTTTCTGAATCAAATGACACCACACAGCCAAGCCGTCACCCAGGATTTGCTGACAGATCTACCTTCTCTGCAGCGCGCTGGGATTCAGCCGAATCGATTTCATCTACAAGCCTTTTGTCATCACGACATTAGGCAGTCAAATATTGCCTGGCATCCAGAGCATGGCAGCAGGTTAGTCGATTGGAGTTGGTCTGGACCGGGCGAGCCGGGCAGCGATATTACGAGCCTGTTGATTGATTTACATAAAAGCGGCCACGATATTTCACCGTATCGTGATATGATTAATCTAAATCACTGTCTAAAGCTCATCGGCTTTTGGTTAAATCACGCTACCTGGCCATATCACGGTGAGAACACGGTTAGATTTCAACAATTCTTATCAGCACTGAGCGCCTATGAAATTCTACGCGCCTAA